One part of the Tachysurus fulvidraco isolate hzauxx_2018 chromosome 23, HZAU_PFXX_2.0, whole genome shotgun sequence genome encodes these proteins:
- the sars1 gene encoding serine--tRNA ligase, cytoplasmic isoform X2, which translates to MVLDLDLFRADKGGDPEIVRESQRKRFKDVSLVDKLVQADKEWRKCRFVADNLNKAKNLCSKTVGEKMKKKDPVGDDETLPEAVRNLETLTTDMLSDADNTVERIWGDCTGQKKYSHVDLVVMVDGYEGEKGAIIAGSRGYFLKGPLVFLEQALINYALRILYSKNYTPLYTPFFMRKEVMQEVAQLSQFDEELYKVIGKGSEHSDDTSVDEKYLIATSEQPIAAFLRDEWLKPEDLPIRYAGISTCFRQEVGSHGRDTRGIFRVHQFEKIEQFVYASPHDNKSWEMLDEMITTAEDFYQSLGIPYRIVNIVSGSLNHAASKKLDLEAWFPGSQAFRELVSCSNCTDYQARRLRIRYGQTKKMMDKAEFVHMLNGTMCATTRVICAILENYQTAEGIIIPEPLRKFMPPGLTEIIKFVKPAPIDQELSKKQKKQQDGGKKKKQQPNATDLQDKVENMSVNDS; encoded by the exons ATGGTTCTTGATCTGGACCTTTTTCGGGCGGATAAAGGCGGCGATCCAGAAATTGTGAGAGAGTCTCAACGGAAAAGGTTTAAAGATGTGTCTTTGGTGGATAAACTTGTCCAAGCAGACAAGGAATGGAGGAAGT GTCGCTTTGTCGCAGACAATCTCAACAAGGCAAAGAATTTATGCAGCAAAACTGTTGGTGAGAAAATGAAG AAGAAGGATCCAGTTGGGGATGATGAAACCCTCCCTGAGGCGGTCCGGAACCTGGAGACACTTACAACGGACATGCTATCA GATGCTGATAATACAGTTGAACGAATCTGGGGTGACTGCACAGGGCAGAAGAAGTACTCTCATGTGGATTTGGTTGTCATGGTGGATGGATATGAAGGAGAGAAAGGTGCCATCATTGCAGGAAGCAGAGGAtattttttaaag ggTCCTCTAGTTTTCTTAGAGCAGGCTTTGATTAACTACGCCCTGCGGATCCTTTACAGCAAGAATTACACTCCTCTGTATACACCTTTCTTCATGCGTAAAGAGGTCATGCAAGAGGTTGCTCAACTCAGCCAGTTTGATGAGGAACTGTATAAG GTTATTGGCAAAGGCAGTGAGCATTCTGATGATACATCAGTGGATGAGAAGTATTTGATTGCCACTTCAGAACAGCCAATAGCAGCCTTCTTGAGAGATGAGTGGCTTAAGCCTGAGGACCTGCCAATCCGCTATGCTGGCATTTCTACCTGCTTTAGACAGGAAGTGGGTTCCCATGGCCGAGATACTCGTGGCATATTTAGGGTTCACCAGTTTGAAAag ATTGAACAGTTTGTGTATGCCTCACCTCATGACAACAAGTCATGGGAGATGCTTGATGAGATGATCACAACTGCAGAAGATTTCTACCAGTCCTTAGGAATACCCTATCGCATTGTTAACATAGTCTCTG GTTCTTTGAACCATGCTGCCAGTAAGAAGCTGGACTTGGAGGCTTGGTTCCCTGGGTCTCAGGCTTTTAGGGAGCTGGTGTCCTGCTCCAACTGCACCGACTATCAAGCTCGCCGTTTACGCATACGCTATGGCCAGACAAAGAAGATGATGGACAAG GCTGAGTTTGTGCACATGCTCAATGGAACCATGTGTGCTACTACCCGTGTGATATGTGCTATTCTGGAAAACTACCAGACTGCAGAGGGCATAATTATTCCAGAGCCACTAAGGAAGTTCATGCCTccag GCTTGACTGAAATAATCAAGTTTGTGAAGCCAGCTCCTATTGACCAAGAATTGTCaaagaagcagaagaaacaACAAGacggaggaaagaaaaagaagcagcaACCTAATGCAACTGACTTGCAAGACAAAGTAGAAAATATGTCTGTGAATGACTCTTAA
- the sars1 gene encoding serine--tRNA ligase, cytoplasmic isoform X1: MVLDLDLFRADKGGDPEIVRESQRKRFKDVSLVDKLVQADKEWRKCRFVADNLNKAKNLCSKTVGEKMKKKDPVGDDETLPEAVRNLETLTTDMLSTLTVTQIKKVRMLVDDAIQKTDNERLRLEMDRFEYLREIGNLLHPSVPISNDEDADNTVERIWGDCTGQKKYSHVDLVVMVDGYEGEKGAIIAGSRGYFLKGPLVFLEQALINYALRILYSKNYTPLYTPFFMRKEVMQEVAQLSQFDEELYKVIGKGSEHSDDTSVDEKYLIATSEQPIAAFLRDEWLKPEDLPIRYAGISTCFRQEVGSHGRDTRGIFRVHQFEKIEQFVYASPHDNKSWEMLDEMITTAEDFYQSLGIPYRIVNIVSGSLNHAASKKLDLEAWFPGSQAFRELVSCSNCTDYQARRLRIRYGQTKKMMDKAEFVHMLNGTMCATTRVICAILENYQTAEGIIIPEPLRKFMPPGLTEIIKFVKPAPIDQELSKKQKKQQDGGKKKKQQPNATDLQDKVENMSVNDS; this comes from the exons ATGGTTCTTGATCTGGACCTTTTTCGGGCGGATAAAGGCGGCGATCCAGAAATTGTGAGAGAGTCTCAACGGAAAAGGTTTAAAGATGTGTCTTTGGTGGATAAACTTGTCCAAGCAGACAAGGAATGGAGGAAGT GTCGCTTTGTCGCAGACAATCTCAACAAGGCAAAGAATTTATGCAGCAAAACTGTTGGTGAGAAAATGAAG AAGAAGGATCCAGTTGGGGATGATGAAACCCTCCCTGAGGCGGTCCGGAACCTGGAGACACTTACAACGGACATGCTATCA ACACTGACTGTGACGCAAATTAAAAAGGTTCGAATGCTGGTGGATGACGCAATTCAAAAAACAGACAATGAGAGGCTGAGGCTGGAGATGGATCGTTTCGAGTACCTGAGAGAGATTGGCAACCTCCTACACCCCTCTGTTCCCATTAGCAATGATGAG GATGCTGATAATACAGTTGAACGAATCTGGGGTGACTGCACAGGGCAGAAGAAGTACTCTCATGTGGATTTGGTTGTCATGGTGGATGGATATGAAGGAGAGAAAGGTGCCATCATTGCAGGAAGCAGAGGAtattttttaaag ggTCCTCTAGTTTTCTTAGAGCAGGCTTTGATTAACTACGCCCTGCGGATCCTTTACAGCAAGAATTACACTCCTCTGTATACACCTTTCTTCATGCGTAAAGAGGTCATGCAAGAGGTTGCTCAACTCAGCCAGTTTGATGAGGAACTGTATAAG GTTATTGGCAAAGGCAGTGAGCATTCTGATGATACATCAGTGGATGAGAAGTATTTGATTGCCACTTCAGAACAGCCAATAGCAGCCTTCTTGAGAGATGAGTGGCTTAAGCCTGAGGACCTGCCAATCCGCTATGCTGGCATTTCTACCTGCTTTAGACAGGAAGTGGGTTCCCATGGCCGAGATACTCGTGGCATATTTAGGGTTCACCAGTTTGAAAag ATTGAACAGTTTGTGTATGCCTCACCTCATGACAACAAGTCATGGGAGATGCTTGATGAGATGATCACAACTGCAGAAGATTTCTACCAGTCCTTAGGAATACCCTATCGCATTGTTAACATAGTCTCTG GTTCTTTGAACCATGCTGCCAGTAAGAAGCTGGACTTGGAGGCTTGGTTCCCTGGGTCTCAGGCTTTTAGGGAGCTGGTGTCCTGCTCCAACTGCACCGACTATCAAGCTCGCCGTTTACGCATACGCTATGGCCAGACAAAGAAGATGATGGACAAG GCTGAGTTTGTGCACATGCTCAATGGAACCATGTGTGCTACTACCCGTGTGATATGTGCTATTCTGGAAAACTACCAGACTGCAGAGGGCATAATTATTCCAGAGCCACTAAGGAAGTTCATGCCTccag GCTTGACTGAAATAATCAAGTTTGTGAAGCCAGCTCCTATTGACCAAGAATTGTCaaagaagcagaagaaacaACAAGacggaggaaagaaaaagaagcagcaACCTAATGCAACTGACTTGCAAGACAAAGTAGAAAATATGTCTGTGAATGACTCTTAA